TAAAACTCAGCCTAAACACAGGCgtgttaaaacaaaaaattatacaaaagaGAATTCTGCTCTGCACTCTCCAAATTTGCTGCGTATGAATGTTCAGTTAGTCTGGAGAATCCTTCCTTTGTTTTCTTCCTCATAAACTGTGAAACAACCACATCAATGAACATGTTACAGATTTAGctactttaaattcatatgaATTTCTTGAAGTATTTTAAATGAAGTGAAACAGTAGATCACCTTCATGAGCATTGCTGGACGCTGTGGCAATAGGTGAGTTGTTGGCACTGTTTGTGAAAACTTTGGTGGAACAAACATGGACTGAAGCAGCGCGGTTCAGTTGAGGACTCGCTTTAGCGATTGAAGGCCTTTCTGTGTGGATTGTAGCAATGCGGTTCAGTTGAGAATTTGCTTTAGCGGCTGAAGTTCCAAGAGCAACAGGAGAAGACAGGCTTGTGGGTGTTCCTGCCTTGATTGAAGCAGCGCGTTTCAGCTGAACCTCTGTTGGACTGTTTGAAGCGTTGAGGGCAGCAACTGTTTCAACCTCTGAGGAGACAGGGGCATTGGTTATCAAGCCTGCAGATGTTTCTGTTAGGTGGGAGGCCTCCTCCTGTCTGAAAAATGAAGAGACGGCCTCTTTCACCAAATCCACCACGCCCGTCTCCCCGGTGCTCTTCCTGGGACTAATGGCCTCTGTTATAGCCTGTGAGAGTGCTCTTTCGTCGTCTCCAGGCTCCAGCTTGCTCAAGAAATACTCCTTCACGGAAACTCCTTTGTCGTATGTTTGAGGACTCCCGCTCGCGCATTGCTTCACGTTTCCTGCATCTTCACTCACTAACTCCGCTTTCGCTTCCTGAGACGGTTTTGCTCCCGGAGATGCAACAGCAATGCTGGCTATCTTGCTAGCAATCTGTTGTGTTGCATCAGACACGACCGTGCAGGCCGGTCCCAGTTTGTCAGCTACAGCGTGGCTGGTGTTTGTGATCATGCTGGCACCAGTGTGGGTTGCGTCCGACACTGCAGTGTAGGCTGGAGCCAGTTTGTCCGCGACAGCGTGTGTAGTGTTTGAGATCGTGTTGGCGTTGATGTTGTGGGTTGCGTCAGACACTGCAGTGTAGGTGTTGTGGGTTGCATCCGACACAGCTGCGTAGGCCGGAGCCAGTTTGTTGGCTACGGCTTGAGTGGTGctggtgttgttgttgttcttGTTCTTGCCGGATCCAGCAGACAGTGCACAGGCTGTAGCCAGTTTTTCAACTACAGCACGAGTCTTGTCTGCGATGGGGTTTGGGCTCGCGGGTTGGTCGGTTCCTAGCATTGCAGCTTCATGGTTCATGTTTGGCGCCCGATGACTATTGGAGACGACAGGCTCCGCCCTCGGGTGCTGCCTTGCCGTCTCCTTCAGACTTTCGGGCGCTGCTTCTGACTCGTACACTGGATTCAGAAAACAGATGATGTCAgttaaaaattgatgaaatcaaGATTCATTTAAAAATGGTTGATTGGTTAGGTACTTGGAGCGCCAAGATACTCGGGATCATAGTCATCTTCATGATCGCAGTCATCTTCCATCGTAGCCCCCCAAGAAGGGGTGATGTTGTCGCGGTCGTGGCTCAGGCCGTAACTCTGGTTGCGGCTCTGGCTGTGGTTGTAGTTAGGGACGTGGCTGTTGTTACGGCTGAGGTCATGGCTCTGGCCTTGGCTATAGTTATGGCTGAGGCTGTGGTTGACGCCATGGCTCTGGCTGCGGCTGTAGTTATGGCTGAGGCTTTGGTTGAGGGCATGGCTTTGGCCGCGGCTGTAGTTATGGCTGAGGCTTTGGTTGAGGGCATGGCTCTGGCCACGGCTGTAATTATGGCTCTGGCTGCGGCTGTATTTATTATGGCTGAGGTCAGGGCTCTGGCTGTGGTCAGGCTCGTGGAAATCGATGCCATTCCTGCGGCGGCTGCTGAGGCTGTATCTCAACTTCTTGGCCGTGTCCCGGACCTTAGAGAGAACCGACTTTTTGCCGTCCGGGGAGGAGGGGCAGTTGCTGGGGCACACTTCATGATCATCATGGCCTGCTTTACCTCCCGGAGACAAATTTGATGACCAGTATGTCTCTTCAACtacattcatattttttacattattatgaTATTCAAAGCTACTCAAATGTACTAAAAAAgggcattttattttttttgatgagggaaataaatactaaataCTTTACCTCTTAGGAGCTGGTCCCCGGTGGGGGGAGATTGAGATAGAGATAGGGATTGAGATAGAGATCTAGGTGATGATTGAGGGCTGCTCTTCCTCCTCTCAAGTTgagccatttttttttgtgtgtatgTATTGTTTTCTTGAAATGGAATGAggaatatactccatataagaAGGCGCAGCCAGCTATTTTCAAGGCATGTTTTTAGGCTTGTTCAATGGACTATAATCTAGAACTAAATTCTGCCCTTGCCTTTTGTAATTTACAATTATGTGACTCCttgtatttttactttatttagcAATTTGACTTTGTCCAAATTTACAATGACCCTATCTTACAAATTTCACGATCACAACAATAAAACGAATGTTTTTCGTCCAACTTATAGGTTGAAGATTTAAGTCACCGTAATAACGAAGCGGGGCGTATTTCGGAGAGGATCACCTACAACAAACCCTAATCCATCTCCTAATACACACTCACTATCATTTATTATGTTTGTAAGTGTGTATTAGGAAATAGATCAGGATTTGCCAGTGATTCTTACCGGATGTCTTTATATGAGATAGTACATtaatgatatgctacatatCTTATGTGAGCAACAATTTCGATCGACGCATGCGACATTGTtcgttttgatttatatacttagtttgattctaatacattaaaagaTATTAGtgaagtttttaatttcacaaaattcttaaaaaaacaaagcttGATTTGCtcgttttctctataattccaaataaattaataaaattacatatcgagctttgattttttatgaattttttggaattaaaaacttcaataactttttttaatgtattagaatcaaattcggtgtataaataaaaacgAACAACGTTAAACATGCGTCAAACGAAAGTGGTGCTCACATAAGTTATGTAGCATACCATATAATTCCTCAGACATagcattattaaatttttagataTAGTCTAATTTTGACTAATAAATTGATAACGATGAGATATAAATGGATTTTGCGTCTTTATTTAGACTAAAGGTTAATTTTGGTACGAAACATATTAACAAAATAggaatttggtccaaaatattcactttatGAAAAACATGTAatataacaaatgaaattcttGTCCGAGTAGTCCTATTTTGACGGTTCCCTAAAATAACTAACGGCCATGTCGTCGTGCAATTagcgttgaccgttagtttttttacggaacaataaaaaatgactaCTTCAtagacattttcatttgttatgaatttatttttcaaaaagtgaatatttgatactaaattcatattttggttATATGTTTAGAATCAAAATTGATGTCTactcttcttccttccttttttttataaagtaatactccttccgtctgcgaataggagtcacgttttttcattttaattcgtccgcgaataagagttccgattcacttttaccataacaGAGTCTTGTCTTCCACTAACCCATTTCACTCACAtctcatttaaaactaatatatatatatatacaagtgagatccttatttcactaacttttattcacctatttttcttaatatttattaaacttCTAACGGCGGACCAATGGATTAATCAAAAAAAGTTCCATTTTTAAACCCTCAGACACTCTTTTTCTATTCTAACTTCCAAGTTCTAACCCCTTCACCCACCCACCGCTTCTGCCTTATCGAAACCGCGCCACCCAATGTCGTTCTCCGCGGCGGCGCATCTCCTTCCCCTCTcttcctccgccgcctccCGCCGTCGACGCCCCAATGGCACCACAACCGCCGCCGTTTCCGGTCTCCACTCCCCTTCTTCCATTCCGCAATGCAGTCTCCCATCTCCCTCCCCCTCCCAAAACCCTAAACCTCCGAAATCTCCGCCTTTTCCTTTGACCTCTATTCTCTCACCCAAATCCATAGCTGTCTCCGCTGCATCCTGCATTCTCTTTGGCATCGCCAACCCTATCTTATCCGGCGCCGACTCTGTATTCAATTTCGGCGGCGGTGGGGGAGGAAATACCGggggtggcggtggcggtggggGAGGTGAAGGCGGTGGTTTCTGGAATTTGTTGTCACCCGCTGCTATCGCTAAAGACGACGATCCCCAACAGGATTGGGATTCTCATGGACTGCCTGCCAACATCGTTGTTCAGCTTAACAAACTCAGTGGCTTCAAAAAGTACAAGGTCTCCGAGATCTTGTTCTTCGACCGCAGGCGCGGCTCCTCTGTTGGCACGGATGACTCCTTTTTCGAGATGGTCTCTCTTCGGCCTGGGGGCGTTTACACCAAAGCGCAGCTTCAGAAGGAGCTCGAGACGCTAGCCACTTGCGGAATGTTTGAAAAGGTCGATTTAGAGACGAAGACGAATCCGGATGGCTCCATTAATATAACCATCCCGTTCCTTGAATCGACATGGCAGTCTGCGGACAGATTCCGGTGCATCAATGTGGGACTTATGCCGCAGTCCAAGCCTATTGAGATGGATGCTGATATGACCGAGAAGGAGAGGCTCGAGTTCTACAGGAGCCAGGAGAAGGATTACAGGAGGAGGATCGATAGGTCGCGGCCTTGCTTGCTGCCGATGTCTGTGCAGAGAGAGATTCTGCAGATGTTAAGGGATCAGGGCAAGGTTAGTGCGAGGTTGTTGCAGAGGATTAGGGATAGGGTGCAACAGTGGTACCATGATAATGGATATGCTTGCGCTCAAGTCGTGAATTTTGGCAATTTGAATACCAAAGAGGTGGTTTGTGAAGTGGTGGAAGGTGATATCACGCAGCTGGTGATTCAGTTCCAAGATAAGCTTGGCAATGTCTGTGAGGGGAATACTCAGTTGCCTGTGATAAAAAGAGAGTTGCCAAAGCCGGTATGTGTTAATTACAATATCTCTACTCGATCGTGCCATATACTGAAATCTGAATACATTTACTGCTTTCTAGGTTATTGTGCTCACTGTTATAATGGAATGGGTTATTGGGATGATGTGTTTGCAATCTTATAAGTACTTTATTTCTGTATTTGATTGTGCATGAACACTTTATCATAGTTTGGTACTTGAATTTCTTGGTTTTGTACTTCTATGAGGAAATTATTAGAAGTGTGTGTGTGCTCTGAATGTGGTGGAATAGTGTGATATTCTCAACAATGATCTGAAAGCGTTTATAAGTGTGACATATGGTGTATGATATTCCCAACAATGATCTGAAAGCGTTTATATGTTTCTTTATCATGACTGTTTCATGTGGTGTATGTATATCTGGAAGCGTCTATAAGTGATGGGTGCCCTAGGATTCATACTGTTGCATTATTTATCACAGCTCCGCCAAGGACAAGTTTTCAATATTGAGGCTGGGAAGCAAGCACTAAGGAACATAAATTCCTTAGCCCTTTTCTCGAACATCGAGGTGAACCCTCGTCAAGATGAGAAGAATGAGGGAGGTATTATTGTTGAAGTCAAGCTTAAGGAACTGGAACAGAAATCCGCCGAAGTTAGTACTGAGTGGAGTATTGTCCCTGGTCGTGGGGGACGTCCAACGCTGGTAACTAACTTTCAAGACTAAACCATAATTAATTGGTAACCATTGATTGCTAAGGGTTTTGGTGTCTACTCAGGCTTCAGTGCAGCCAGGTGGAACTGTTTCTTTTGAGCACCGAAACATTAATGGTTTGAATAGGTCACTTCTTGGTTCAGTGACCACCAGCAACTTCCTTAATCCCCAGGTGAGTAATGTAACTTTGCTCTTCCGTAAGCTTTCTTTAAAAACAAAGTACCATCTCTCATTTAACAATTTCAAATCTGTGTGACAGGATGATCTTGCTTTCAAGCTAGAGTATGTTCATCCTTATGTAGATGGTGTATACAATCCTCGCAACCGTACCTTCCGTGCTAGTTGCTTCAACAGTAGAAAGCTGAGTCCAGTCTTCACTGGGGGACCTGGAATAGAAGAAGTTCCCCCTATATGGGTTGACAGAGCTGGGTTGAAAGCCAACATTACGGAGGTATAGCTTTTGCTTGAGCGTGCTCGTTACAGTTTTGCCCGGTCATTGGATTTAACTCAGTATAAAACCTGAATGTTGAATGTTGATTATTAAGTACTGTGGAGATGTAAACTTGATGTATTTCTTGTAGAACTTAACAAGGCAAAGCAAGTTTACTTATGGGCTTGTGATGGAGGAAATAACAACACGTGATGAAAGCAGTCACATTTCTGCAAATGGTCAAAGGGTGTTGCCAAGTGGTGGAGTTAGTGCAGATGGGCCTCCGACGACTCTCAGCGGCACTGGAATTGATCGTATGGCTTTTCTGCAGGCCAATATCACACGTGACAACACAAGATTCCTTAATGGGGCTATAGTTGGTGATAGAAATGTGTTTCAGGTGAGAATATTCAATTTGACGGTGCTCATTATTAAAGCATCATTATTTCTATACcgaaaatttatcacattcTTAAAAGAAAACTAATCACATCT
The genomic region above belongs to Salvia hispanica cultivar TCC Black 2014 chromosome 3, UniMelb_Shisp_WGS_1.0, whole genome shotgun sequence and contains:
- the LOC125214043 gene encoding uncharacterized protein LOC125214043; protein product: MNVVEETYWSSNLSPGGKAGHDDHEVCPSNCPSSPDGKKSVLSKVRDTAKKLRYSLSSRRRNGIDFHEPDHSQSPDLSHNKYSRSQSHNYSRGQSHALNQSLSHNYSRGQSHALNQSLSHNYSRSQSHGVNHSLSHNYSQGQSHDLSRNNSHVPNYNHSQSRNQSYGLSHDRDNITPSWGATMEDDCDHEDDYDPEYLGAPMYESEAAPESLKETARQHPRAEPVVSNSHRAPNMNHEAAMLGTDQPASPNPIADKTRAVVEKLATACALSAGSGKNKNNNNTSTTQAVANKLAPAYAAVSDATHNTYTAVSDATHNINANTISNTTHAVADKLAPAYTAVSDATHTGASMITNTSHAVADKLGPACTVVSDATQQIASKIASIAVASPGAKPSQEAKAELVSEDAGNVKQCASGSPQTYDKGVSVKEYFLSKLEPGDDERALSQAITEAISPRKSTGETGVVDLVKEAVSSFFRQEEASHLTETSAGLITNAPVSSEVETVAALNASNSPTEVQLKRAASIKAGTPTSLSSPVALGTSAAKANSQLNRIATIHTERPSIAKASPQLNRAASVHVCSTKVFTNSANNSPIATASSNAHEVYEEENKGRILQTN
- the LOC125213651 gene encoding protein TOC75-3, chloroplastic-like; this translates as MSFSAAAHLLPLSSSAASRRRRPNGTTTAAVSGLHSPSSIPQCSLPSPSPSQNPKPPKSPPFPLTSILSPKSIAVSAASCILFGIANPILSGADSVFNFGGGGGGNTGGGGGGGGGEGGGFWNLLSPAAIAKDDDPQQDWDSHGLPANIVVQLNKLSGFKKYKVSEILFFDRRRGSSVGTDDSFFEMVSLRPGGVYTKAQLQKELETLATCGMFEKVDLETKTNPDGSINITIPFLESTWQSADRFRCINVGLMPQSKPIEMDADMTEKERLEFYRSQEKDYRRRIDRSRPCLLPMSVQREILQMLRDQGKVSARLLQRIRDRVQQWYHDNGYACAQVVNFGNLNTKEVVCEVVEGDITQLVIQFQDKLGNVCEGNTQLPVIKRELPKPLRQGQVFNIEAGKQALRNINSLALFSNIEVNPRQDEKNEGGIIVEVKLKELEQKSAEVSTEWSIVPGRGGRPTLASVQPGGTVSFEHRNINGLNRSLLGSVTTSNFLNPQDDLAFKLEYVHPYVDGVYNPRNRTFRASCFNSRKLSPVFTGGPGIEEVPPIWVDRAGLKANITENLTRQSKFTYGLVMEEITTRDESSHISANGQRVLPSGGVSADGPPTTLSGTGIDRMAFLQANITRDNTRFLNGAIVGDRNVFQLDQGLGIGSKFPFFNRHQLTLTKFIQLKNVEEGAGKPPPPVLVLHARYGGCVGDLPSYDAFTLGGPYSVRGYNMGELGAARNIVEVATELRIPVRNTHAYVFAEHGNDLGSSKDVKGNPTEVYRRRGQGSSYGVGAKLGLVRVEYAVDQNSGSGAVFFRFGERF